In the genome of Petrotoga olearia DSM 13574, one region contains:
- a CDS encoding dienelactone hydrolase family protein — MYRSKNLKEGGGKHTTQRDFKIDFSYAKQNIEFTQAFINKGRNYRESLIKFNSLYKYNKKGTETNEIYLFEPRGKALGVALILHGLGTKNITYILKMGRYFSKLGIRAVVPLLPDNYTRTSNGSMSGKNYFSADIYTTLNTWEHAVVDVLSIIDFLKANALWHERNFMIGYCLGGMVSVIANALNPEIKHNFIIASGGNMAELIWESPTLEFTRRELLKKKDQIAYLSDRERLRKTFQNDLKRIGEFKNIQEFLNSDIHPLMKVDPAAYAKFLNREKVTFLEAAFDKTLPKNTRKVLWENLGRPRKVTVPIDHITWLPFQRLISNIIINEMRFEEIKYRFANLGYLAILSK; from the coding sequence CTGTATAGAAGTAAAAATCTAAAAGAAGGAGGAGGGAAACATACGACACAAAGGGATTTTAAAATAGATTTTAGTTATGCAAAACAAAATATTGAATTTACTCAGGCCTTCATAAATAAAGGCAGAAATTATAGAGAATCATTAATAAAATTTAATTCCTTATACAAATATAATAAAAAAGGTACCGAAACTAATGAAATCTATCTTTTTGAACCCCGAGGAAAGGCTTTGGGTGTTGCTTTGATACTTCATGGTTTGGGAACTAAAAACATTACCTATATCTTAAAAATGGGGCGATATTTTTCCAAATTAGGCATAAGGGCTGTAGTACCATTATTACCCGACAATTATACCAGAACATCTAACGGATCTATGAGTGGTAAAAATTATTTTTCTGCCGATATTTATACAACCTTGAACACCTGGGAACATGCGGTTGTTGACGTATTAAGTATCATAGATTTTTTGAAAGCGAACGCGCTTTGGCACGAGCGAAACTTCATGATAGGATACTGCCTTGGGGGCATGGTATCTGTTATCGCTAACGCTTTAAATCCTGAAATAAAGCACAATTTCATTATAGCCAGTGGTGGAAACATGGCTGAACTTATATGGGAATCACCTACATTGGAATTTACAAGAAGGGAATTGCTTAAAAAGAAAGACCAAATAGCTTATTTAAGCGATAGAGAAAGGCTAAGAAAGACCTTTCAAAACGATTTAAAGAGGATAGGAGAGTTTAAGAACATTCAAGAGTTTTTAAATTCAGATATACATCCATTGATGAAGGTTGATCCTGCAGCCTATGCCAAATTTTTAAACAGAGAAAAGGTAACATTCTTAGAAGCAGCTTTTGATAAAACCTTACCAAAAAACACAAGAAAGGTTCTATGGGAAAACTTAGGAAGACCTAGAAAGGTGACGGTCCCCATTGATCATATTACCTGGCTACCTTTTCAAAGGTTAATATCAAATATTATAATTAACGAAATGAGGTTCGAAGAAATTAAATACCGTTTCGCTAATTTAGGATATTTGGCTATTTTATCAAAGTGA
- a CDS encoding alpha/beta hydrolase, whose protein sequence is MKKEVSDKSEYKKIFKIFGIILLFFLFFWNALITFFLIILLNVKTIKKSVFGNLPLEVKKGSYTDAITVEYKKDKIPLKLDVYYPSKVKSKYPVVFFAHGGGWITGSRKLSSVTAWAKFLASRGFAVVAIDYRYGYFNKYEELIEDYNDALNYIKDHSEELYLDKENIVLMGTSAGGTLSLYYAAYHSYYNHLEKMKGIKGVVAWYAPSDLLDLWSKQVDSLFAQFAVTTTMKGTPKRKFEEYKLYSPINYISERMAPTLLVHGEKDDTVPVTTSIKLNKKIKECGVPSTLLIHPKGKHSFELELKDVLTQKFVEKTVSFIRKVCQNTETDDKLEKIAV, encoded by the coding sequence GTGAAGAAAGAAGTTTCTGACAAAAGTGAGTATAAAAAAATCTTTAAGATTTTTGGAATAATTCTGTTGTTTTTTCTCTTTTTCTGGAATGCTTTGATAACTTTTTTTCTAATAATTCTGTTAAACGTAAAAACAATTAAGAAATCTGTGTTTGGGAATCTTCCGTTGGAAGTTAAGAAAGGTTCCTATACTGATGCAATTACTGTAGAGTATAAAAAAGACAAGATACCTTTGAAATTAGATGTATACTATCCTTCTAAGGTAAAAAGCAAATATCCCGTAGTTTTTTTTGCTCATGGTGGAGGTTGGATAACAGGAAGTAGGAAGTTATCAAGCGTTACCGCATGGGCCAAATTTTTAGCGAGTAGAGGATTCGCCGTTGTTGCGATAGATTACAGGTATGGTTATTTCAACAAATATGAAGAATTGATAGAGGATTACAACGATGCCTTAAATTATATAAAAGATCATAGTGAAGAATTGTATTTAGACAAAGAAAATATTGTGTTGATGGGGACTTCAGCAGGTGGAACATTGTCCCTTTACTATGCAGCATATCACTCTTACTATAATCATTTAGAAAAAATGAAAGGGATAAAAGGAGTGGTAGCTTGGTATGCTCCATCAGACCTTCTAGATCTCTGGAGTAAGCAAGTTGATTCACTTTTTGCCCAGTTTGCAGTTACAACAACAATGAAAGGTACCCCTAAAAGAAAATTTGAAGAATATAAGTTATATTCACCTATAAATTATATATCTGAAAGAATGGCTCCAACATTGCTAGTGCATGGGGAGAAAGATGATACTGTCCCTGTGACGACTTCGATAAAGTTAAATAAGAAGATAAAAGAATGTGGGGTACCTTCTACCTTATTAATTCATCCAAAAGGGAAGCATTCTTTTGAATTAGAATTAAAAGATGTTTTAACCCAGAAGTTTGTTGAAAAAACGGTGAGTTTCATTAGAAAAGTCTGTCAAAATACTGAAACTGATGATAAATTAGAGAAAATAGCTGTATAG
- a CDS encoding TolB family protein has protein sequence MIKKILLVSAFVFITLGSFSANLSKDNMIINLNDNTWITKQVAEKIKSIGSYMYNINIKDAMSNSINISEYDVTMNIFTNTKENITIAFGYFDGGGFSYSEESGETADWVDKFAVKALETLSFQRFLYGENWDVLQITFWKGVDEYPVFQNNKLYLVSDRYIGNREIYIFDFEEGTEEKIPLEYSAEYFPDVSPNNEYLAFQTTLFGKWDVVLYNLQTQQIQKISPPEKNAYSPYFYDNTLVLFTMDEDGGQWTEVWVYDLYYDELEKITESKDLMKFRPAKWDGNKISFYGVDHQTANMNVYFVDEENNISPLISQPNNQTDNWSNGSELLVFSEFNGSYFSIYEYNEGEKINLSGMLTNDCFYPTYTPDKKYVFFTNYYSESDIFVINREKIKTNKP, from the coding sequence ATGATAAAAAAAATACTTTTGGTCTCTGCATTTGTTTTCATTACGTTGGGCTCTTTTTCTGCAAATCTATCAAAAGATAATATGATTATAAATTTAAACGATAATACATGGATTACAAAGCAAGTTGCAGAAAAAATAAAAAGTATTGGAAGTTATATGTATAATATAAACATAAAAGATGCGATGTCTAACTCAATAAATATTAGTGAATATGACGTGACAATGAACATATTTACAAATACTAAGGAAAATATTACAATTGCTTTTGGATACTTTGATGGTGGGGGTTTTTCCTACTCAGAAGAATCTGGTGAAACTGCTGATTGGGTAGATAAGTTTGCCGTAAAAGCTCTGGAAACATTGTCTTTTCAAAGATTTTTGTATGGAGAAAATTGGGACGTTTTACAGATCACTTTTTGGAAAGGGGTAGATGAATACCCTGTTTTTCAAAATAACAAATTATATCTTGTAAGCGATAGATATATAGGGAACAGGGAAATTTATATTTTTGACTTTGAAGAAGGTACAGAAGAGAAGATCCCATTGGAGTATTCTGCTGAATATTTTCCAGATGTTTCTCCAAACAATGAGTATTTAGCTTTCCAAACGACATTGTTTGGTAAATGGGATGTTGTATTGTATAATTTACAAACTCAGCAGATTCAAAAGATAAGTCCACCCGAGAAGAATGCTTATTCACCATATTTTTATGACAACACCTTGGTTCTATTCACTATGGATGAAGATGGTGGCCAGTGGACGGAAGTTTGGGTCTACGATTTATACTACGATGAACTTGAGAAAATAACAGAATCAAAGGATCTTATGAAATTTAGGCCCGCTAAATGGGATGGTAACAAAATCAGTTTTTATGGTGTGGACCATCAAACGGCGAATATGAATGTTTATTTTGTTGACGAGGAAAATAATATCTCACCGTTAATATCACAACCAAATAATCAAACCGATAATTGGTCAAATGGTTCGGAGCTTCTTGTATTCTCTGAGTTTAATGGAAGCTATTTTAGTATATATGAATACAATGAAGGAGAAAAGATTAATTTATCAGGTATGTTAACAAATGACTGTTTCTATCCAACATATACACCGGACAAAAAATATGTTTTTTTTACAAATTATTATTCTGAGTCTGATATTTTTGTGATAAACAGAGAAAAAATTAAGACGAACAAACCATAA
- a CDS encoding B12-binding domain-containing radical SAM protein has product MNILLVYPAYPETFWSFKHALKFISKRAALPPLGLITIASYLPEEWNIRLVDMNCEKLKKEDILNSDYVFISAMAVQRESAIKVIKQCNDCGKPIVAGGPLFTMEPDTFQNTVDHFVLGEAEELMDELVEDIKNNKLKRYYAKPNFCNIETTPVPRWDLLNLKWYGSMSIQYSRGCPYNCEFCDIAALNGRKPRTKTSVQLIQELQSLYDAGWRRSVFFVDDNFISNKSKLKKDVLPAIIQWQKAHGYPFSFYTEVSVDFSNDDQLMDLMFKAGFDRVFIGLETPDPDSLREANKYQNIKQNLEESIKKIQSFGFEIQGGFIVGFDSDKPTIFDKQFEFIQKNGIVTAMVGILNAPRGSELYSRLLKENRLRGEISGNNVDINTNIIPKMNLEFLIKNYKNLVAKLYQPKNYYDRLKKFLVNYKVPGFSKAKIGFQEISAFIKSIFILGIVGKERKQYWKMFFWSLLKKPKAFPKMISLSIYGYHFRKIAENL; this is encoded by the coding sequence ATGAACATACTTTTGGTTTATCCCGCTTATCCTGAAACATTTTGGAGTTTCAAACACGCGCTGAAATTTATTTCCAAACGCGCTGCATTGCCGCCTTTGGGTTTGATTACAATAGCTTCTTATCTACCCGAAGAATGGAACATCAGGTTGGTGGATATGAATTGTGAAAAATTAAAAAAAGAAGATATTTTAAATTCAGATTATGTTTTTATAAGCGCCATGGCTGTTCAAAGAGAGTCTGCTATAAAAGTGATCAAACAATGTAACGACTGTGGTAAACCTATAGTTGCCGGTGGTCCTCTTTTTACAATGGAACCCGACACATTTCAAAATACTGTTGACCATTTTGTTCTTGGAGAAGCGGAAGAATTAATGGATGAGTTGGTTGAAGATATAAAAAATAACAAATTAAAAAGATATTATGCAAAACCTAATTTTTGCAATATTGAAACTACGCCTGTTCCCAGGTGGGATCTGTTAAATCTCAAATGGTATGGGTCCATGAGCATCCAGTATTCTAGAGGTTGCCCTTATAATTGTGAATTTTGCGATATTGCCGCCTTGAATGGTAGAAAACCCAGAACTAAGACAAGCGTACAGTTGATTCAAGAACTTCAATCTTTGTACGATGCAGGGTGGAGGCGTTCTGTTTTCTTTGTAGACGATAATTTTATCTCAAATAAATCAAAATTAAAAAAAGATGTGTTACCCGCAATAATACAGTGGCAAAAAGCTCATGGTTACCCGTTTTCTTTTTATACCGAAGTGTCTGTAGATTTTTCTAATGATGATCAACTCATGGACTTGATGTTCAAAGCGGGTTTTGACAGAGTTTTTATTGGCTTAGAAACCCCTGATCCGGATAGTCTACGAGAAGCTAATAAGTATCAAAATATTAAGCAAAATCTTGAAGAGTCTATCAAAAAAATTCAAAGTTTTGGTTTTGAAATTCAGGGAGGATTTATTGTCGGTTTTGACAGTGATAAGCCCACAATTTTCGATAAGCAATTCGAGTTTATTCAGAAAAACGGCATAGTTACCGCCATGGTTGGCATTTTAAATGCACCAAGGGGAAGTGAATTATACTCAAGATTACTCAAGGAAAATAGGTTACGGGGAGAAATAAGTGGAAACAATGTGGATATCAATACGAATATAATTCCAAAGATGAACTTGGAATTCCTAATCAAAAATTACAAAAATCTTGTTGCTAAGCTTTATCAGCCCAAAAACTATTATGATCGTTTGAAGAAATTTTTGGTTAATTATAAAGTACCTGGATTCTCCAAGGCTAAGATAGGTTTTCAAGAAATTAGTGCTTTTATTAAATCCATCTTTATTTTAGGGATTGTTGGTAAAGAAAGAAAACAATATTGGAAAATGTTTTTTTGGAGTTTGCTTAAGAAACCTAAAGCTTTTCCAAAAATGATTTCTCTTTCAATTTACGGCTATCATTTCAGGAAAATTGCAGAAAATTTATAA
- a CDS encoding alpha-amylase family glycosyl hydrolase: MFLGYHILIKFYKNGELTNDFPKESYRYYEKNAIDGDLQGVIKELDYLKELGIDLIYLGPIFKSKTTHGYDITNYFSISENISYNSEEEAKAIFTKLIEDAHKRGIKVIIDLVLNHASKEFDFNSIPKDLNVKTESPRSPQEERWQRSFLFWNLDDKETREFLIRVGEYWLKNFELDGFRLDHALGLPLNFLEEFSTRMKKIKKDVVILGEVWEDEGDKIKNFNLLKKFKGEDAQRFTSLFDFATYDTIKEVLGKKNGSLLDLYNQIVLSNQLNEKEFQLTYFIENHDLPRFVDICQDIETFYIALGLLMTLTGNVMLEYGNEIALKGDPTIQNFHESGRVAMKFKEDWSDLEKQTFNYCKNLINLRKVHLSLSSGSYELNTSEENLLIFEKQAAYDEIKVLIYTGEQEYQLDKEYFDLIRDTKVLKLKKGIYYLQ, from the coding sequence ATGTTTTTAGGATACCACATTCTAATAAAATTTTATAAAAATGGAGAATTAACAAATGATTTTCCAAAGGAGAGTTATCGCTATTACGAAAAAAATGCAATAGATGGAGATCTTCAAGGTGTCATTAAAGAATTAGACTATTTAAAAGAGCTTGGGATAGATTTGATATATCTCGGACCTATTTTTAAGAGTAAAACCACTCATGGGTACGATATTACCAATTATTTTTCTATTTCGGAAAACATAAGTTACAATTCCGAAGAAGAAGCTAAAGCTATCTTTACAAAGCTTATTGAAGATGCTCATAAAAGAGGAATAAAAGTTATTATCGATCTAGTACTTAACCATGCCTCAAAGGAGTTTGATTTTAATTCCATCCCTAAAGATTTGAACGTTAAAACTGAATCTCCCCGTTCACCTCAAGAAGAAAGATGGCAAAGATCCTTTTTGTTTTGGAATCTAGATGATAAAGAGACAAGAGAATTTTTAATAAGAGTTGGAGAGTATTGGCTAAAAAACTTTGAATTAGACGGATTTAGATTGGATCATGCCTTAGGCTTGCCATTAAACTTTTTAGAGGAATTTTCTACAAGGATGAAAAAAATAAAAAAAGATGTGGTAATTTTAGGTGAAGTATGGGAAGACGAGGGAGATAAGATAAAAAATTTTAATCTCCTTAAAAAGTTCAAAGGAGAAGATGCTCAACGTTTTACCAGTCTGTTTGATTTTGCTACATACGATACAATTAAAGAAGTTTTAGGAAAGAAAAATGGGTCGTTACTCGATTTATATAATCAAATAGTATTATCAAACCAATTAAATGAAAAGGAGTTCCAGCTAACTTATTTTATAGAAAATCACGATCTTCCAAGGTTCGTAGATATATGCCAAGATATAGAAACGTTTTACATCGCGCTTGGTTTATTAATGACTCTTACAGGAAATGTGATGCTAGAATATGGCAATGAGATAGCTTTAAAAGGAGACCCAACAATTCAAAATTTTCACGAAAGTGGAAGAGTTGCGATGAAATTCAAAGAAGATTGGTCAGATCTAGAGAAACAAACCTTCAATTATTGTAAGAACCTTATTAATTTAAGGAAAGTTCATCTCTCTCTTTCATCAGGGAGTTACGAACTAAATACTTCAGAAGAAAACTTACTAATTTTTGAAAAGCAAGCGGCTTATGATGAGATAAAAGTACTAATTTATACTGGAGAACAAGAGTATCAATTAGATAAAGAATATTTTGACCTAATTAGAGATACAAAAGTTTTGAAATTAAAAAAAGGCATTTATTACCTTCAATGA
- a CDS encoding YjjG family noncanonical pyrimidine nucleotidase — MKGQIKMIYFDLDHTLWDFESNSQEALKMVYQKYNHIFREISLNRFVESYKKINKRLWEMYRKKEIGQVELKLLRFEITLNALKIKHREDLIEEMNNTYLEILSKQKLLVDGAMETLEYLKDKYELGILTNGFRKTQIVKMKSSGIYDYFSILVSSEDVGFPKPDERIFNYAILMSKKSKDEIIYVGDDLENDILPAIKCGIDAIWFKNHEESLQIQEKDVLAISKLIELKNIL, encoded by the coding sequence TTGAAAGGCCAAATAAAAATGATCTACTTTGATTTAGACCATACACTTTGGGATTTTGAAAGTAATTCGCAGGAAGCATTGAAGATGGTTTATCAAAAGTACAATCACATTTTTCGTGAGATATCCTTAAATAGGTTTGTGGAATCGTACAAAAAAATAAATAAACGATTGTGGGAAATGTATAGAAAAAAAGAAATCGGTCAAGTAGAACTAAAGCTTCTTCGATTTGAAATTACCTTAAATGCCTTAAAAATAAAGCATAGAGAAGATTTGATAGAAGAGATGAATAATACTTACCTAGAAATCTTATCGAAGCAAAAACTTCTCGTTGATGGTGCAATGGAAACTTTGGAATATTTGAAAGATAAGTATGAATTGGGAATTTTGACAAATGGCTTTAGAAAAACTCAAATTGTTAAAATGAAAAGTTCGGGAATATATGACTATTTTAGTATTTTAGTTAGTTCAGAAGATGTCGGTTTTCCGAAACCCGATGAAAGGATTTTTAATTATGCCATTTTAATGTCTAAAAAGTCTAAAGATGAAATTATTTACGTTGGTGATGATCTTGAAAATGACATCCTACCGGCAATAAAATGTGGAATTGATGCCATCTGGTTTAAAAATCATGAGGAATCTCTTCAAATCCAAGAAAAGGATGTTCTCGCTATATCCAAGCTTATAGAGCTGAAAAATATACTTTAA
- the aroH gene encoding chorismate mutase → MSFEYKIVGIRGATSLSEDHPIALTENVLELWNEIMDKNDISRIISVIFSVTPDIKSLNPATILREKLDLNNVPFMCLEEASFNDSREKIIRVLIICESSTQNFVYLHEAKNLRTKKE, encoded by the coding sequence ATGAGTTTTGAATATAAGATCGTAGGAATTAGGGGAGCAACTTCTTTATCCGAAGATCATCCGATTGCATTAACTGAAAATGTTTTAGAACTATGGAACGAAATAATGGATAAAAACGATATATCGCGTATAATATCGGTGATATTTTCTGTTACACCTGACATAAAAAGTCTCAATCCAGCCACCATCCTACGAGAGAAATTAGATCTGAATAACGTTCCTTTTATGTGTTTAGAAGAAGCTTCCTTTAATGATTCTAGAGAAAAAATAATAAGGGTGCTGATTATTTGTGAAAGCAGCACCCAAAATTTTGTTTACCTACATGAGGCAAAGAATTTAAGAACCAAAAAAGAATGA
- the infB gene encoding translation initiation factor IF-2 gives MSKTRIYEVAKELGMNSKELMEFLEKELNISVKSHMSTIEEETVQVIKDLIEEERQTKKEVKKQKEPSKEKSKSLEQVKVTEKPKEEPVEEKLLREVTIPSHDLTLDILAKEIGLEQNEIIKDMFMKGIVLKPGQKLDKNLAENIAMSYNVILNFEIEKKETEEGKEQDIEAILAKKWNDIYEKEKDKLAPRPPVVTIMGHVDHGKTTLLDKIRNTHVADKEEGGITQSIGAYQIEYNGQRITFIDTPGHEAFTEMRARGAQVTDIVVLIIAADDGVMPQTIEAYNHAKSANVPIIVAINKIDKPNANVELTKQQMVSKLNLIPEDWGGDTITVLVSAKTGEGIDELLEMILLESEMQEIRCIPDGKARAVIIESRVDKAMGPLGTVIVKDGILKVGDDFISGSTYGRVRRLINDKGESLIRAVPSTPVQVLGFNDVPNTHSILYVIDSKEEARGLAEKIKEKEEEKTKGPAKRHVRLEDIMQKMEEEEKKKLNILLKASTYGEIEALRNAIQKFENPEINIEIIHAGIGPVSTSDIMLASASDAIVLGFRVKADSKALKMAEAEGIEVRRYNIIFELIDDIKKALEGMLEPIQKEELTGNGVIKEEFKIKGVGKIAGVQINEGYVQRDGGVRIYRNGGLVADVKIKSLKHYKDEVKSIEAPKECGIQFENFEDFSKGDELEFYKHVFVKRELGLEQKTK, from the coding sequence GTGTCGAAGACCCGAATATATGAAGTTGCAAAGGAGTTGGGAATGAACTCTAAAGAATTAATGGAATTTTTAGAAAAGGAATTAAATATTTCTGTCAAAAGTCATATGAGTACTATAGAAGAAGAAACTGTGCAAGTTATCAAGGATCTTATTGAAGAAGAAAGGCAAACTAAAAAAGAAGTAAAAAAACAAAAAGAACCTTCAAAAGAGAAAAGTAAATCTTTAGAACAAGTAAAAGTCACGGAAAAACCAAAAGAAGAACCTGTTGAAGAAAAGCTTTTAAGAGAGGTTACTATACCTTCCCACGATTTAACGCTTGATATTTTAGCAAAAGAAATTGGATTGGAACAAAACGAAATTATAAAAGACATGTTTATGAAAGGCATAGTATTAAAACCTGGCCAGAAACTAGATAAAAACCTGGCAGAAAATATTGCTATGAGCTATAACGTTATATTGAATTTCGAAATTGAAAAAAAGGAAACAGAAGAAGGAAAAGAACAAGATATAGAAGCCATCCTTGCCAAAAAATGGAACGATATTTATGAAAAAGAGAAAGACAAATTGGCTCCACGCCCTCCGGTTGTCACTATTATGGGACACGTTGATCATGGGAAAACAACCTTGTTAGACAAAATTAGAAATACCCACGTCGCTGATAAAGAAGAAGGCGGTATTACTCAATCTATAGGTGCTTACCAGATAGAGTACAACGGCCAAAGGATTACTTTTATTGATACCCCTGGCCACGAAGCATTTACAGAAATGAGAGCCAGAGGAGCTCAAGTAACTGATATAGTTGTTCTTATCATTGCGGCAGATGATGGTGTAATGCCTCAAACAATAGAAGCTTATAATCATGCAAAAAGTGCCAACGTTCCTATAATAGTGGCTATAAATAAAATTGATAAACCTAATGCCAATGTTGAATTAACAAAACAACAGATGGTTTCTAAACTCAATCTTATTCCGGAAGATTGGGGAGGAGATACAATAACAGTTCTTGTTTCAGCAAAAACAGGCGAAGGAATCGATGAATTGTTGGAAATGATTCTCCTAGAATCTGAAATGCAGGAGATAAGATGTATTCCCGATGGAAAAGCTAGAGCAGTAATAATTGAAAGTCGCGTTGATAAAGCTATGGGCCCTTTGGGAACCGTTATTGTTAAAGACGGAATATTGAAAGTTGGAGATGACTTTATCTCGGGTTCTACTTATGGCAGAGTCAGAAGATTGATAAATGACAAAGGAGAAAGTTTAATAAGAGCCGTTCCTTCCACCCCTGTTCAAGTTTTGGGGTTTAACGATGTTCCAAACACACATTCTATTTTATACGTTATTGATTCAAAAGAAGAAGCCAGAGGGCTAGCAGAAAAAATAAAAGAAAAAGAAGAAGAAAAAACTAAAGGTCCAGCCAAAAGGCACGTGAGGCTTGAAGATATTATGCAAAAAATGGAAGAGGAAGAAAAAAAGAAATTAAATATTTTATTAAAAGCCAGTACTTATGGAGAAATAGAGGCTTTAAGAAATGCTATACAAAAGTTCGAAAATCCAGAAATAAATATAGAAATTATACATGCCGGAATAGGGCCGGTAAGTACAAGCGACATAATGTTAGCTTCCGCTTCTGATGCAATTGTTCTAGGTTTTAGAGTAAAGGCCGATTCAAAGGCATTAAAAATGGCAGAAGCTGAAGGAATAGAAGTTAGAAGATATAACATTATATTTGAATTGATAGACGATATAAAGAAGGCTTTAGAAGGTATGTTAGAACCGATTCAAAAGGAAGAACTTACTGGAAATGGAGTAATTAAAGAAGAGTTCAAGATAAAAGGTGTAGGGAAAATTGCTGGTGTTCAAATAAATGAAGGTTATGTCCAAAGAGATGGCGGAGTTAGAATTTATAGGAATGGCGGTTTGGTTGCCGATGTAAAAATTAAGAGTTTGAAACATTATAAAGATGAAGTTAAATCAATTGAAGCACCTAAAGAATGTGGAATTCAATTTGAGAATTTCGAAGATTTTTCTAAGGGTGATGAATTAGAGTTTTATAAACATGTTTTTGTTAAACGAGAATTGGGTTTGGAACAAAAAACTAAATAA
- a CDS encoding L7Ae/L30e/S12e/Gadd45 family ribosomal protein — protein sequence MSYMGFAAKAKKIVYGKQGLRNYIRSFQKKKLILIPKDVGSRVKLDVIKHCQIFDVPYIELYCSKSTLAKALGKQNISVIGITDENIVEGILKMFQ from the coding sequence TTGAGTTATATGGGTTTTGCTGCTAAAGCGAAGAAGATTGTTTATGGTAAGCAAGGATTGAGGAATTATATACGCTCATTTCAAAAAAAGAAATTAATACTTATTCCAAAGGATGTTGGTTCAAGAGTGAAACTAGACGTAATAAAACATTGTCAAATTTTCGATGTACCTTATATAGAATTATATTGCTCAAAGTCAACATTAGCTAAGGCTCTTGGTAAACAAAATATAAGTGTCATAGGAATTACAGATGAAAATATCGTCGAAGGGATATTGAAAATGTTCCAATAG
- a CDS encoding pyridoxal-phosphate-dependent aminotransferase family protein, with translation MTKLVRKNYLMAPGPTPVPIDLLLEGAKDTIHHRTPQYLEIQSTALENLKYLFQTKNNVYTLAASGTGVMEAAVANLISPGDTAIAVNGGKFGERWCELCKAYDANLVEIDIEWGKYVRVEQIKKELEEHPETKAVFTTISETSTGVVHPIKEIAEIVKETNAVLVVDAISGMLAEPLKMDEWNIDVVVTGVQKGFMMPPGIAMIALSDKAMKVVENSNNRRYYFDLRAYKKSFPDSPYTPPVNLVYQLAKATESLKEETIENVWERHRILAEATRAAIKAMNLELFAERPGNVLTAIKVPHNVNGEGIVKFLRDEWGVTFAGGQSQLKGKIIRIAHLGYMSKFDVIIAVSALEMAFNKFGFEVELGKGVKAAEEVFMKEGV, from the coding sequence GTGACAAAGTTAGTAAGAAAGAACTATCTCATGGCTCCAGGACCAACCCCTGTTCCAATTGATCTTTTATTGGAAGGTGCAAAGGATACCATCCATCATAGAACCCCACAATATTTAGAAATTCAAAGCACAGCCCTAGAAAATCTTAAATATCTCTTTCAAACAAAGAATAATGTATACACCTTAGCTGCTTCTGGAACAGGAGTAATGGAAGCTGCAGTTGCCAACCTTATTTCACCAGGTGATACGGCTATTGCTGTAAATGGAGGTAAATTTGGGGAAAGATGGTGCGAATTGTGTAAAGCTTACGATGCAAATTTAGTTGAAATCGATATCGAATGGGGAAAATATGTTCGAGTAGAACAAATAAAAAAAGAACTAGAAGAGCATCCAGAAACAAAAGCTGTTTTCACCACCATAAGCGAAACCTCTACAGGTGTTGTACATCCTATCAAAGAAATAGCCGAGATTGTAAAAGAAACCAATGCAGTTTTAGTTGTTGATGCTATTTCTGGAATGCTGGCTGAACCTTTAAAAATGGATGAGTGGAACATTGATGTTGTAGTAACTGGAGTTCAAAAGGGATTTATGATGCCTCCAGGAATAGCAATGATAGCGTTAAGTGACAAAGCAATGAAAGTTGTAGAAAATTCTAACAACCGTAGATATTACTTTGATTTAAGAGCATATAAAAAAAGTTTTCCGGATTCTCCATATACTCCTCCTGTTAACCTTGTTTATCAGTTAGCAAAGGCAACCGAGTCGCTAAAAGAGGAAACAATTGAAAACGTTTGGGAAAGGCACAGAATCCTAGCAGAAGCAACAAGGGCTGCTATTAAAGCTATGAACTTAGAACTTTTCGCAGAAAGACCTGGAAATGTATTAACAGCAATAAAGGTACCTCATAATGTTAATGGTGAAGGTATAGTTAAATTTTTGAGAGATGAATGGGGTGTTACCTTTGCAGGCGGACAATCGCAATTAAAAGGAAAAATAATAAGAATTGCCCACCTTGGTTACATGTCAAAATTTGATGTCATCATTGCTGTAAGTGCTTTAGAAATGGCTTTTAACAAATTCGGCTTCGAAGTTGAACTTGGCAAAGGGGTAAAAGCTGCCGAAGAAGTTTTCATGAAAGAGGGGGTTTAA